One Spinacia oleracea cultivar Varoflay chromosome 4, BTI_SOV_V1, whole genome shotgun sequence DNA segment encodes these proteins:
- the LOC110779730 gene encoding uncharacterized protein isoform X3 produces the protein MGVFVRPGEWIEKTPICLTPRKMKYFEVPPGEPDEPWNPKIDLLRGESILTDDCKGGGCMGWRALKDLATPRDNPAAEIDAPAAQHMNDLLKACNSAVELVKLYLCYQEQNEALQKRQADLDQQLGDTKRDLDQKSSELERLKRRNKELENVANQLTAEDIKNKELSEKLQEADEKAKTAYKTGARDGALRFTRSQTYSKRITDSHNGGWFAAHLCGVHGIGLTQEDC, from the exons ATGGGTGTCTTTGTCCGTCCTGGGGAGTGGATTGAGAAGACTCCGATCTGCCTAACCCCCAGGAAGATGAAGTACTTTGAGGTTCCTCCTGGTGAGCCTGATGAACCCTGGAACCCTAAAATCGATCTTCTTCGTGGTGAGTCGATACTCACCGACGACTGCAAAGGGGGTGGTTGCATGGGTTGGAGGGCTTTGAAGGATCTGGCTACTCCTCGCGACAATCCTGCTGCTGAGATTGACGCGCCGGCTGCCCAACATATGAATGATTTGCTCAAG GCTTGCAACTCTGCAGTGGAGCTTGTGAAACTGTACCTTTGCTACCAGGAGCAGAATGAGGCCCTGCAGAAGAGGCAGGCTGATTTGGACCAACAATTGGGTGATACCAAACGTGATCTGGATCAGAAATCCTCTGAGCTGGAGAGGTTGAAACGGCGCAACAAGGAGCTGGAGAATGTTGCGAACCAGCTGACTGCAGAGGATATTAAAAACAAAGAGCTGTCTGAGAAGCTGCAGGAAGCAGATGAAAAGGCCAAGACTGCCTACAAAACCGGTGCTCGAGATGGTGCCTTGCGTTTCACCCGTAGTCAGACTTATAGCAAACGCATTACTGATAGTCACAACGGTGGCTGGTTTGCGGCTCATCTCTGTGGTGTGCATGGCATTGGTCTGACACAGGAGGATTGCTAG
- the LOC110779730 gene encoding uncharacterized protein isoform X1 — translation MRKQVRADIRRDLNLVNNCETIPAVDAPSIALEYELRSWTQFMDPAGKGYGDYGTNFGNVVVSFIQDAVRGAHLEDVAGGSRQIDEGEVSSRANDVSGSENSAGSGGEEDEDIGDSILESDDDIGKLWDDGEDVTSLCEQVLREGDLDVEPDSDTEEMRFRVESPLPAGSAVGKAKIIKSFRDRAIKDNHPRWAKEYLKLPKGYRLVIPAEGSVILDCPPGHIGVYAHHLDFGLRFPLHRFIEKVFRAWNVCLAQVTPQVVRNVVAFTWLLSFKQWPQTINLFRRLIWLKKYKKKSGWWSFYTKASKMTVNPKLSSCKDWEKNFYWLRVPSDFPIWTRFHLPRPHMNHYPIRELGFREKRAHQFVSCLHVDTGLQKSVTVPKYWLPPAKYILGNGPLSAVGLCHTHTLGMVVGLIAISPSYIV, via the coding sequence ATGCGCAAACAGGTACGAGCCGATATTCGTCGTGATTTGAATTTAGTAAATAACTGCGAAACAATCCCGGCAGTGGATGCTCCCTCTATTGCCCTTGAGTACGAACTTCGATCATGGACGCAATTTATGGACCCTGCCGGTAAAGGATATGGTGACTATGGCACTAATTTTGGCAATGTTGTTGTGTCTTTTATCCAGGATGCCGTTAGGGGTGCCCATCTAGAGGACGTGGCTGGTGGGAGCCGTCAGATAGATGAAGGAGAGGTTAGCAGTCGTGCCAACGATGTTTCGGGGTCCGAAAACTCCGCCGGTAGTGGTGGGGAAGAGGATGAGGATATAGGGGATTCAATTTTGGAGTCTGATGATGACATTGGCAAGCTGTGGGATGATGGTGAAGACGTGACCTCTCTGTGTGAGCAGGTTTTGAGGGAAGGAGATCTGGATGTGGAACCAGATTCCGATACAGAGGAGATGAGATTTAGGGTTGAGAGTCCTCTTCCCGCTGGTAGTGCCGTTGGCAAAGCTAAAATAATCAAATCTTTCCGTGATAGGGCTATCAAAGACAACCATCCGCGCTGGGCCAAAGAGTATTTGAAACTGCCCAAAGGCTACCGTCTCGTGATTCCTGCTGAGGGGAGTGTGATTTTGGATTGCCCTCCTGGTCATATCGGCGTGTATGCCCATCATCTTGATTTCGGCCTCCGATTTCCCCTGCATCGTTTTATAGAGAAGGTATTCCGGGCTTGGAACGTATGTTTGGCGCAGGTAACGCCTCAGGTGGTGAGGAATGTGGTGGCTTTTACCTGGCTGCTGTCTTTTAAACAATGGCCCCAAACCATTAACCTGTTTAGGCGGTTGATTTggttgaaaaaatataaaaagaagtCTGGATGGTGGTCTTTTTACACCAAGGCAAGCAAAATGACCGTCAACCCCAAGTTGTCTAGCTGTAAAGACTGGGAAAAAAATTTCTACTGGTTGAGAGTGCCCTCTGACTTCCCCATTTGGACTCGATTTCACCTCCCCCGTCCTCATATGAACCATTACCCCATTCGGGAGTTGGGTTTCAGGGAGAAAAGGGCCCATCAGTTTGTGTCCTGCTTGCATGTTGACACCGGTTTGCAGAAGTCTGTGACCGTTCCTAAATACTGGTTGCCTCCTGCTAAGTATATTTTGGGAAATGGGCCGTTGTCTGCAGTCGGCTTGTGCCACACCCATACTCTTGGTATGGTCGTGGGGCTGATAGCTATATCCCCCTCTTATATTGTTTAA